A region of Aliivibrio fischeri DNA encodes the following proteins:
- the mlaC gene encoding phospholipid-binding protein MlaC, whose amino-acid sequence MKQWISAVIVVICFFSSAINAQEIDKTKPYEMMAQVSEITFARLKSEQSAIKTDPNILKTVVDEELMPYVNVKYAAYKLLGTHLKKTTPEEREEFVTAFRDYLVSSYAQVLTLYTDQKIVLEKAKKIPEGKRIISVRVDILDSARPTVKVDFKLRKNKKTGEWQAFDMVAEGVSLLSTKQSEWNGKIRKEGISLVSAELRSLAKLPIRLEGNK is encoded by the coding sequence ATGAAACAGTGGATAAGTGCAGTTATAGTCGTAATTTGTTTTTTTTCATCAGCGATTAATGCTCAAGAGATAGATAAAACAAAACCTTATGAAATGATGGCACAAGTATCTGAAATTACTTTTGCTCGATTAAAATCAGAGCAGAGTGCAATAAAAACGGATCCAAATATTTTAAAAACGGTCGTTGATGAAGAGTTAATGCCGTATGTAAATGTAAAATATGCAGCTTACAAATTATTAGGGACACACTTAAAGAAAACTACACCAGAAGAGCGAGAAGAGTTCGTGACTGCTTTTCGTGATTATTTAGTTTCTTCTTATGCTCAAGTTTTAACACTATATACTGATCAAAAAATCGTATTGGAAAAAGCGAAAAAAATACCGGAAGGAAAAAGAATCATCAGTGTTCGTGTTGATATCTTAGATTCAGCTCGTCCGACCGTAAAAGTCGATTTCAAACTTCGTAAGAACAAAAAGACAGGGGAATGGCAGGCCTTCGATATGGTCGCTGAAGGAGTAAGCCTTTTATCGACTAAGCAGTCTGAGTGGAATGGTAAAATTCGCAAAGAAGGTATCAGCTTGGTAAGTGCTGAGTTACGCTCTTTAGCTAAGCTACCGATTCGATTAGAAGGCAATAAATAA
- a CDS encoding STAS domain-containing protein, producing the protein MPVIDLCVTKVDEISFKGALDRETVPNIWNKLTKWQPNLSQVKVDLAHVNRIDSAGLVLLLHLIEHAKNQNCHIMFTFVPDQLITLIQLSNVESLFADHINNAKVE; encoded by the coding sequence ATGCCTGTTATCGATTTATGTGTAACCAAAGTTGATGAAATAAGCTTCAAAGGTGCTCTTGATCGTGAGACTGTGCCTAATATTTGGAATAAATTGACAAAGTGGCAACCTAATTTGAGTCAAGTAAAGGTAGACTTAGCTCACGTTAATCGCATTGACTCTGCAGGGCTTGTATTACTTTTACACCTAATAGAGCATGCAAAAAATCAAAACTGTCATATAATGTTTACTTTCGTCCCAGATCAGCTCATTACTTTAATTCAATTAAGTAATGTGGAATCATTGTTTGCTGATCATATAAATAACGCAAAGGTAGAGTAA
- the ibaG gene encoding BolA family iron metabolism protein IbaG, with amino-acid sequence MDSAEIKELLDAALQLEEIHVKGEGSHFEVIAVDASFAGMSRVKKQQTIYGPLMEHISTNTIHALSIKAFTPEEWARDKKLNSLF; translated from the coding sequence ATGGATAGCGCCGAGATTAAAGAGTTACTAGACGCAGCACTTCAACTAGAAGAGATACACGTAAAAGGCGAAGGAAGCCATTTCGAAGTCATTGCTGTTGATGCATCATTCGCAGGTATGAGCCGAGTGAAAAAACAACAAACCATCTATGGACCTTTGATGGAGCATATCTCAACGAACACAATTCATGCTCTATCAATAAAAGCGTTTACTCCTGAAGAGTGGGCACGTGATAAAAAATTAAATAGCTTATTCTAA
- the murA gene encoding UDP-N-acetylglucosamine 1-carboxyvinyltransferase gives MYKFRIQGSDKPLSGEVTISGAKNAALPILFASLLAEEPVEVANVPKLRDVDTTMELLKRLGAEVSRNGSVHIDASGVNDFCAPYDLVKTMRASIWALGPLVARFGKGQVSLPGGCAIGARPVDLHIHGLEQLGATIKLEEGYVKAEVDGRLKGAHIVMDKVSVGATITVMCAATLAEGTTVLENAAREPEIVDTANFLNAIGAKVSGMGTDTITIEGVERLGGGYHEVVADRIETGTFLVAAAVSGGKIVCKNTKAHLLEAVLAKLEEAGADVQTGDDWISLDMTGRELKAVNIRTAPHPAFPTDMQAQFTLLNMMAKGSGIITETIFENRFMHIPELQRMGAHAEIEGNTAICGDTDGLSGAQVMATDLRASASLVIAGCIAKGETIVDRIYHIDRGYDKIEDKLTALGANIERVHSDDL, from the coding sequence ATGTATAAGTTTCGAATTCAAGGAAGTGATAAACCACTTTCTGGCGAAGTTACAATTTCTGGTGCAAAAAATGCTGCACTACCAATTCTATTTGCTTCGTTACTTGCAGAAGAACCTGTTGAAGTAGCAAACGTACCGAAACTTCGTGATGTTGACACCACGATGGAACTGTTAAAGCGTTTAGGTGCTGAAGTATCTCGTAACGGTTCTGTTCATATTGATGCAAGTGGCGTAAATGACTTCTGTGCACCTTATGATTTAGTTAAAACAATGCGAGCATCAATTTGGGCATTAGGTCCACTAGTTGCTCGTTTTGGTAAAGGTCAGGTTTCATTACCTGGTGGTTGTGCTATCGGTGCTCGTCCTGTTGATCTTCATATTCACGGATTAGAGCAATTAGGCGCAACAATCAAACTTGAAGAAGGTTATGTAAAAGCGGAAGTTGATGGTCGCCTTAAAGGTGCTCATATCGTAATGGACAAAGTAAGTGTTGGTGCAACAATTACTGTTATGTGTGCAGCAACATTGGCTGAAGGCACGACGGTATTAGAAAACGCAGCACGTGAACCTGAAATTGTTGATACTGCTAACTTCCTTAATGCTATCGGCGCTAAAGTGTCTGGTATGGGTACCGATACTATTACTATCGAAGGTGTTGAACGCCTAGGTGGTGGTTATCACGAAGTGGTTGCTGACCGTATTGAGACCGGTACGTTCCTTGTTGCTGCTGCAGTATCTGGCGGTAAGATTGTTTGTAAGAATACTAAAGCACATCTGCTTGAAGCGGTACTTGCTAAGCTTGAAGAAGCGGGTGCAGACGTTCAAACTGGTGATGATTGGATTAGCTTAGATATGACTGGCCGTGAGTTAAAGGCGGTAAATATCCGTACTGCACCACACCCAGCATTCCCTACAGATATGCAAGCTCAATTCACACTTTTAAATATGATGGCTAAAGGTTCAGGTATCATTACTGAAACGATTTTCGAAAACCGTTTCATGCACATTCCTGAACTGCAACGTATGGGTGCTCACGCTGAAATCGAAGGTAATACTGCGATTTGTGGTGACACTGATGGTTTAAGTGGTGCTCAGGTTATGGCGACAGATTTACGTGCATCAGCAAGCCTTGTGATCGCAGGTTGTATAGCAAAAGGTGAAACAATTGTTGATCGAATTTATCATATCGACCGTGGATATGATAAGATTGAAGACAAGTTAACCGCTTTAGGTGCAAATATTGAGCGAGTTCATAGCGACGACTTATAA
- a CDS encoding 1-acylglycerol-3-phosphate O-acyltransferase, protein MIALLRLIALAIFAVFTFVFGCGYCLLSPRNPKHVYTFGRLFARMSRVFGIKLEIRVPESAKSSEPSLYIANHQNNWDLFTVSGAIQPRTVTVGKKSLAWMPLFGQLYWITGNILIDRNNRSKAVGTIAQVAENIKKRNVSVWMFPEGTRSRGRGLLPFKTGAFHAAIAADVPVTPIVCSNTQGNIKLNRWNNGHVIVEILPPISSEGYEKDNVRELANLCREQMITKLEELNKEVAERNQA, encoded by the coding sequence ATGATCGCATTGTTACGCCTGATTGCGTTGGCTATCTTTGCTGTCTTTACTTTTGTTTTTGGTTGCGGTTATTGCTTATTAAGCCCTCGTAATCCAAAGCACGTTTATACTTTTGGTCGCTTATTTGCTCGAATGTCACGTGTTTTTGGTATCAAACTAGAAATCCGTGTACCAGAGAGTGCAAAAAGTTCAGAGCCAAGTTTATACATTGCGAATCACCAAAATAACTGGGATCTTTTTACTGTTTCTGGTGCTATTCAGCCAAGAACCGTAACGGTTGGTAAGAAAAGCTTAGCTTGGATGCCATTATTTGGTCAGCTTTACTGGATTACAGGGAATATTTTGATCGACCGTAACAATCGCAGTAAAGCGGTAGGTACGATTGCTCAAGTGGCAGAGAATATTAAAAAGCGCAATGTTTCTGTTTGGATGTTTCCTGAGGGAACACGTTCACGTGGACGTGGATTGCTACCATTTAAAACGGGCGCTTTTCATGCCGCTATCGCAGCGGATGTGCCTGTAACTCCGATTGTGTGTAGTAATACTCAAGGCAACATCAAGTTAAATCGTTGGAATAATGGACATGTAATTGTTGAAATTTTGCCACCGATTAGCAGTGAAGGGTACGAAAAAGACAATGTGCGTGAATTAGCTAATTTGTGCCGTGAGCAGATGATTACTAAATTAGAAGAATTAAATAAAGAAGTTGCAGAACGCAACCAAGCGTAA
- the idi gene encoding isopentenyl-diphosphate Delta-isomerase produces the protein MTEYVVLVNEQGDAIGTMEKLEAHEKGLLHLAFSVLLYRETDLGKEFLLQKRAECKYHSKNKWSNTCCSHPRVNENVEVAGTRRLNEEIGITGVLPEQFVNLGWFIYQAELENGLSEHEQDFILIANTPDVSFILNPEEVSDIQWWSEADIEKEMKANPDAFSVWFPTVYKKVLTHLQQAN, from the coding sequence ATGACAGAATATGTAGTTCTTGTGAATGAGCAAGGTGATGCCATTGGTACAATGGAAAAATTAGAAGCGCATGAAAAAGGCTTGTTACATCTCGCTTTTTCAGTTTTGCTCTATCGTGAAACGGATTTAGGAAAAGAGTTTTTATTACAAAAGCGTGCCGAATGTAAATACCACAGTAAGAACAAATGGAGCAATACCTGTTGTTCTCACCCTCGAGTGAATGAAAACGTAGAGGTGGCGGGTACGCGACGTTTAAATGAAGAGATTGGTATTACTGGTGTTTTACCAGAGCAGTTCGTAAATCTTGGTTGGTTTATTTATCAAGCTGAATTAGAAAATGGATTGAGTGAGCATGAGCAAGATTTTATTTTGATTGCTAATACTCCAGATGTGAGTTTTATATTGAACCCTGAAGAAGTCAGTGACATTCAGTGGTGGAGTGAAGCTGATATTGAAAAAGAAATGAAAGCAAACCCAGATGCTTTTTCTGTTTGGTTTCCTACTGTTTATAAGAAAGTACTTACTCACCTACAGCAAGCGAACTAA
- a CDS encoding RidA family protein, producing the protein MTKVLHTDNAPAAIGPYIQGVDLGNMVLTSGQIPVNPATGEVSDDIAEQARQSLENVKAVVEASGLTVSDIVKMTVFVKDLNDFGTVNEVYGNFFDEHKVANYPARSCVEVARLPKDVGIEIEAIAVRK; encoded by the coding sequence ATGACTAAAGTTCTTCATACAGATAATGCACCAGCAGCTATTGGCCCATACATTCAAGGTGTTGACCTTGGTAATATGGTACTAACTTCAGGCCAAATCCCTGTAAACCCTGCAACAGGTGAAGTATCTGACGATATCGCTGAGCAAGCACGCCAATCACTAGAGAACGTAAAAGCCGTTGTTGAAGCTTCTGGCCTAACTGTATCTGACATTGTAAAAATGACAGTTTTCGTAAAAGATCTTAATGACTTTGGCACAGTAAACGAAGTATATGGTAACTTCTTCGACGAACACAAAGTTGCAAACTACCCTGCTCGCTCTTGTGTTGAAGTAGCTCGTCTACCAAAAGATGTTGGTATCGAAATCGAAGCTATTGCAGTTCGTAAATAA
- the pyrI gene encoding aspartate carbamoyltransferase regulatory subunit, producing the protein MANKTQLRVEAINNGTVIDHIPANIGIKVLKLFQMDKSAERVTVGLNLPSSALGAKDLLKIENTFITPEQASKLALYAPHATVNQIENYEVVKKIPLVLPEQITGVFECPNSNCITHGEPVDSSFKVLTKKEDIHLKCKYCEKVYSREVVTDLN; encoded by the coding sequence ATGGCTAACAAAACTCAATTACGTGTTGAAGCTATCAACAACGGTACGGTAATCGATCATATTCCCGCTAACATTGGGATTAAAGTGCTTAAATTATTCCAAATGGATAAAAGTGCAGAGCGTGTAACTGTTGGTTTGAATTTACCTTCATCAGCGCTTGGAGCAAAAGATTTATTAAAAATTGAAAATACATTTATCACTCCAGAGCAAGCAAGCAAACTCGCATTATATGCACCGCACGCAACAGTTAACCAAATTGAAAACTATGAAGTAGTAAAGAAAATACCATTAGTGCTACCAGAGCAAATCACGGGTGTTTTTGAGTGTCCAAACAGTAACTGTATTACTCACGGTGAACCTGTAGACAGCAGCTTCAAAGTCCTAACAAAGAAAGAAGATATTCATCTGAAGTGTAAATACTGTGAGAAAGTATACTCACGTGAAGTAGTCACTGACTTAAATTAA
- the pyrB gene encoding aspartate carbamoyltransferase: MANSLYQKHIISIPELSRQELELIVETAGKIKKEPQPDLLKNKIVASCFFEASTRTRLSFETAIQRLGGSVIGFDTAGNTSLAQKGETLADSVQIITSYADAYVMRHPQEGAARLASEFSNGTPVINAGDGANQHPTQTLLDLYTIYETQGRLDNLNVAFVGDLKYGRTVHSLTQALAKFEGIKFFFIAPEVLAMPDYICEELDELGIEYQLVESMDDAIPELDILYMTRVQKERFDESEYAHIKSAYILSAENLQPARENLKVLHPLPRVDEIDTDVDATPHAYYFQQAENGVYARQALLALVLNETL; this comes from the coding sequence ATGGCTAACTCGCTATATCAAAAGCATATCATTTCTATTCCAGAGCTTTCTCGTCAAGAGTTAGAGCTGATCGTTGAAACGGCAGGGAAGATAAAAAAAGAACCTCAACCTGATTTATTGAAAAATAAAATCGTGGCGAGTTGTTTCTTCGAAGCATCAACTCGTACCCGTCTTTCATTTGAAACTGCCATCCAGCGTTTAGGTGGTTCAGTAATTGGTTTCGATACCGCTGGCAATACCTCTCTTGCACAAAAAGGGGAAACACTAGCGGATTCAGTTCAAATCATTACCTCATATGCAGATGCTTACGTTATGCGTCATCCACAAGAAGGGGCTGCACGCTTAGCGTCTGAATTCTCAAACGGCACACCAGTAATTAATGCTGGTGACGGTGCAAACCAACACCCAACTCAAACGCTCTTAGATCTTTACACCATTTATGAAACTCAAGGTCGCTTAGATAATCTAAACGTCGCTTTCGTTGGTGATTTGAAATACGGTCGTACTGTCCACTCTCTGACCCAAGCGTTAGCAAAATTTGAAGGCATTAAATTCTTCTTCATTGCACCAGAAGTATTAGCGATGCCTGACTACATTTGCGAAGAACTTGATGAACTAGGTATTGAATACCAACTGGTTGAAAGCATGGATGATGCAATTCCTGAGCTTGATATTCTATACATGACTCGAGTACAGAAAGAACGTTTTGATGAGTCTGAATACGCACACATCAAATCAGCATATATTCTTTCAGCTGAAAACCTACAACCAGCACGCGAAAACTTAAAAGTACTGCATCCACTACCACGTGTTGATGAAATTGATACCGATGTAGACGCAACGCCACACGCTTACTATTTCCAACAAGCTGAAAATGGTGTTTATGCTCGCCAAGCTCTATTGGCTTTAGTTTTAAATGAAACACTTTAA
- the argF gene encoding ornithine carbamoyltransferase produces MAFNLRNRNFLKLLDFTPKEIAHLLELSAELKKAKYSGYEQPRLVGKNIALIFEKSSTRTRCAFEVAAFDQGAKVTYLGPSGSQIGHKESMKDTARVLGRMYDGIEYRGFGQTIVEELGQYAGVPVWNGLTDEFHPTQILADFLTMQEYANGKQLNQITFAYLGDARNNMGNSLMVGAAKMGMEIRLVAPKQFWPEEELVAQCQEIALQTGAKIVLTEEVTEGVKGCDFLYTDVWVSMGEAPEAWDERVALMTPYQINMDVIKATENPNVKFMHCLPAFHNDETTLGKEIAEKYGMNGLEVTEDVFESEYSIVFDEAENRMHTIKAVMVATLGS; encoded by the coding sequence ATGGCTTTTAATTTACGCAATAGAAACTTTTTAAAACTATTAGATTTCACCCCTAAAGAGATCGCACACCTACTTGAGTTATCTGCTGAACTGAAAAAAGCAAAATACTCAGGTTATGAACAACCTCGTTTAGTTGGAAAAAACATTGCGTTAATTTTTGAAAAGTCATCAACACGTACTCGCTGTGCCTTTGAAGTTGCAGCCTTTGATCAAGGAGCTAAAGTCACTTACCTTGGACCTTCTGGCTCCCAAATTGGCCATAAAGAATCCATGAAGGATACCGCCCGTGTATTAGGTCGCATGTATGATGGCATTGAATATCGTGGTTTTGGTCAAACGATAGTTGAAGAATTAGGTCAATATGCAGGAGTACCTGTATGGAACGGATTAACGGATGAATTTCATCCAACTCAAATATTAGCTGATTTTCTAACAATGCAAGAATATGCAAATGGAAAGCAACTTAACCAAATTACGTTTGCCTACCTTGGTGATGCTCGAAACAATATGGGGAATTCTCTAATGGTTGGAGCAGCAAAAATGGGAATGGAAATCCGACTCGTTGCACCAAAACAGTTCTGGCCTGAAGAAGAGTTGGTCGCTCAATGCCAAGAGATTGCATTACAAACTGGTGCAAAAATTGTGTTAACTGAAGAGGTTACAGAAGGCGTTAAAGGTTGTGACTTTCTTTATACTGATGTATGGGTTTCGATGGGTGAAGCACCCGAAGCATGGGATGAGCGCGTTGCTTTAATGACTCCTTATCAGATCAATATGGATGTTATCAAAGCAACTGAAAATCCTAATGTGAAATTCATGCACTGCTTACCTGCTTTTCATAATGATGAAACGACGCTTGGTAAGGAGATTGCCGAGAAGTACGGTATGAATGGCTTAGAAGTCACAGAGGATGTCTTTGAATCTGAATATTCCATTGTTTTTGATGAAGCTGAAAACCGTATGCACACAATTAAAGCTGTTATGGTTGCAACACTTGGTAGTTAA